The following nucleotide sequence is from Salinigranum halophilum.
AGGCATCGGAACAGGAGTCGGACGAACAGGTCGTCTGTCCTGAGTGTGACTCGGAAAACATCATCACCGACGCCGACCAGGGCGAGTTGGTGTGTGACGACTGTGGGCTCGTTCTGGACGAGCGACAGATCGACCGCGGGCCGGAGTGGCGGGCGTTCAACCACTCCGAGCGCCAGTCGAAGTCGCGCGTCGGTGCCCCCATCACCGAGACGATGCACGACCGGGGACTGACGACGACCATCGACTGGAAGGACAAAGACGCCTACGGTCGGTCGCTCTCTTCCGAGAAACGCTCGCAGATGCACCGCCTGCGGAAGTGGCAAGAGCGCATCCGGACGAAGGACGCGGGCGAGCGTAACCTCCAGTTCGCGCTGAGCGAGATCGACCGGATGGCGAGCGCGCTCGGCGTGCCGCGGTCGGTGCGCGAGGTCGCGTCGGTCATCTATCGACGTGCGCTCAACGAGGACCTCATCCGCGGGCGAAGTATCGAGGGTGT
It contains:
- a CDS encoding transcription initiation factor IIB, which codes for MERPSRQRQREQASEQESDEQVVCPECDSENIITDADQGELVCDDCGLVLDERQIDRGPEWRAFNHSERQSKSRVGAPITETMHDRGLTTTIDWKDKDAYGRSLSSEKRSQMHRLRKWQERIRTKDAGERNLQFALSEIDRMASALGVPRSVREVASVIYRRALNEDLIRGRSIEGVATSALYAACRQEGIPRSLDEVAEVSRVPQKEIGRTYRYISQELGLELKPVDPKQFVPRFASALNLSEEVQAKATEIIDVSAEQGLLSGKSPTGFAAAAIYAASLLCNEKKTQREVADVAQVTEVTIRNRYQEQIEAMGFR